One genomic window of Stigmatopora nigra isolate UIUO_SnigA chromosome 13, RoL_Snig_1.1, whole genome shotgun sequence includes the following:
- the LOC144206118 gene encoding serine/threonine-protein phosphatase PP1-beta catalytic subunit-like — translation MAEGELNVDSLISRLLEVRGCRPGKIVQMTEAEVRGLCIKSREIFLSQPILLELEAPLKICGDIHGQYTDLLRLFEYGGFPPEANYLFLGDYVDRGKQSLETICLLLAYKIKYPENFFLLRGNHECASINRIYGFYDECKRRFNIKLWKTFTDCFNCLPIAAIIDEKIFCCHGGLSPDLQSMEQIRRIMRPTDVPDTGLLCDLLWSDPDKDVQGWGENDRGVSFTFGADVVSKFLNRHDLDLICRAHQVVEDGYEFFAKRQLVTLFSAPNYCGEFDNAGGMMSVDESLMCSFQILKPSEKKAKYQYGGVNSGRPVTPSRTTQAPKKR, via the exons ATGGCGGAGGGCGAATTGAACGTGGACAGCCTTATCTCTCGCCTTCTAGAAG TAAGGGGATGTCGTCCAGGCAAGATCGTGCAGATGACCGAAGCAGAGGTGCGGGGCCTGTGCATCAAATCCCGTGAGATCTTCCTCAGCCAGCCCATCCTCCTGGAACTGGAGGCACCGCTCAAGATCTGCG GTGACATTCACGGGCAGTACACAGATCTGCTGCGTCTCTTTGAGTACGGCGGCTTCCCCCCGGAGGCCAACTATTTGTTCCTGGGTGACTACGTGGACCGAGGCAAGCAGTCGCTGGAGACCATCTGTCTGCTGCTGGCCTACAAGATCAAGTACCCGGAGAACTTCTTCCTGCTCAGAGGCAACCACGAATGCGCCTCCATTAACCGCATCTACGGCTTCTACGATGAGT GTAAGAGAAGGTTTAACATTAAGCTGTGGAAGACTTTCACAGACTGTTTTAACTGCCTGCCCATTGCCGCCATCATCGATGAGAAGATCTTTTGCTGCCATGGAG GACTTTCACCAGACCTGCAGTCAATGGAGCAGATTCGTAGGATCATGAGGCCAACTGATGTTCCTGATACAG GTCTACTCTGCGACCTGCTATGGTCCGACCCGGACAAGGATGTCCAAGGCTGGGGCGAAAACGACCGCGGGGTTTCCTTCACCTTTGGTGCCGACGTGGTCAGCAAATTCCTGAACCGTCATGACCTGGATCTCATTTGCAGAGCCCACCAA GTTGTGGAGGACGGATACGAGTTCTTTGCCAAGCGCCAGCTCGTCACGCTGTTTTCGGCGCCCAACTACTGCGGGGAGTTCGACAATGCCGGCGGTATGATGAGCGTGGACGAATCTCTTATGTGCTCTTTCCAG ATCTTGAAGCCCTCAGAGAAGAAGGCCAAATATCAGTATGGAGGGGTCAATTCCGGTCGACCTGTCACTCCTTCCCGAACCACTCAAGCCCCAAAGAAGAGGTGA
- the plb1 gene encoding phospholipase B1, membrane-associated, with protein MPFLCSSSSPLATFTASSVHTVRPADLSSLYWLSTSLSDRDVTSKIVGRVAELLSMFNAALVTRNVKLHPQSWSFQQEAQEISLAMSTQVSGWKMLLLLVSMDHTSDSPTQVDAIVKEVEAALKILQEQMRQTLLHVVVFSPDPPNNTSSSTKLTKAIRVKELLDSLQNVLARVEWHPDVTAVLQPIPLILEDTPQQEDMANKLALQLWTNMLQPSSTLSEDITIACPTQERPFLRTQVNSPKGSSKAIWKKNEFMGTEIPCEDRRPSPNTPNSVHKLRPADIKVVAAVGDSLTAGNGVGAKSNNLLLVINQYRGLSWSIGGDENIKTVTTLPNILREFNPSLTGFSQGIGKEDSPAAFLNQAVAGAKSWDLGDQVRTLVDMMKNDTRIDFHHDWKVITMFIGGNDICDFCTDTVIFSPRNVVKRIRQALDILHREVPRALVNLVELLDIIPLRQLHEDNTLGCPTWFVRMVCPCVVKPKDGSLELQKTREFNRAYQHAMRQLVDSGLYDSHENFTVVLQPFFREVFLPTSQDGKPDRSYFTPDCFHLSQKAHTLMARALWNNMLEPVGNKTYTQDFMAGVDLKCPSETTPFFRTALNSNYTFPGPEPPPTAAPNWGRDFSCLNTEPSDSPPTSAHRVRPADIKVVAALGDSITAGFGAKAKNLLQLRTEYRGVSWSIGGDKNLETVTTLPNILRKFNPDLKGMSEGQGKKKTGFNMAISGAKVAGIPEQVRNLTDAIKRDTTLDFAQDWKMVTLFIGGNDLCQYCNDRASLSPQNYSHHLMTSLDILYNEVPRIIVNVVEILQIEDLRRIKRDSLGCNVLQSLACPCFLLPGVDSLELAEAKRMNREVQIEMENVAYGGRYDDREDFAVVVQPFLKNSIVPLNADGRPDTSYFTEDCFHFSERGHASMAEAMWNNMLEPVGRKQTFNNFTSGRGGLKCPTEEHPYIFTRVNSGRNLPRSQCPRGVPLWLTVVPAICALLLGSALTCLMFTWRTRKTKRKGELMVEMKSSAF; from the exons ATGCCATTTCTTTGTTCCTCCTCATCACCACTTGCTACATTTACTGCTTCTTCAG TTCATACTGTGCGTCCTGCGGATCTTTCATCGCTTTATTGGCTGAGCACGTCGCTCTCTGACAG GGATGTGACTTCGAAGATTGTCGGTCGCGTGGCCG AACTGCTGTCCATGTTCAACGCTGCACTGGTCACCAGGAATGTGAAACTCCATCCGCAATCCTG GAGTTTTCAGCAAGAAGCACAGGAGATTTCTCTAGCCATGTCTACTCAG GTTTCAGGCTGGAAGATGTTGTTGCTGTTGGTATCCATGGATCATACATCGGACTCCCCAACACAG GTTGATGCCATCGTAAAGGAAGTGGAAGCAGCTCTGAAAATATTACAAGAGCAG ATGCGCCAAACTTTACTTCATGTTGTGGTCTTCAGCCCCGATCCACCAAACAA CACAAGCTCAAGCACCAAACTAACCAAGGCCATTCGTGTGAAAGAGTTGCTG GATTCTCTTCAAAATGTTTTGGCACGTGTGGAGTGGCATCCCGACGTCACTGCAGTGTTGCAGCCAATACCACTCATCTTGGAAGACACTCCCCAACAG GAGGACATGGCCAACAAACTGGCTTTGCAGCTCTGGACAAATATG CTTCAGCCATCATCCACTTTATCAGAAGACATCACTATTGCCTGTCCTACTCAG GAGCGACCCTTTCTCAGAACACAGGTGAACTCCCCCAAGGGTAGCAGCAAagccatttggaaaaaaaatgag TTTATGGGCACAGAAATCCCCTGCGAGGACCGGCGACCATCTCCGAATACGCCAAACTCAg TTCACAAATTGAGACCAGCTGACATCAAGGTGGTGGCTGCAGTTGGCGACTCTCTTACC GCTGGAAATGGTGTAGGTGCAAAGTCAAACAACCTTCTGCTGGTCATCAATCAGTACAGAGGACTGTCCTGGAG TATCGGCGGTGatgaaaacattaaaacagTCACCACTCTGCCAA ACATTTTGAGAGAGTTCAACCCATCCCTGACTGGCTTCTCTCAGGGAATTGGCAAAGAGGATTCCCCTGCAGCTTTTCTTAATCAGGCCGTGGCCGGAGCCAAGAGCTG GGATCTGGGGGATCAAGTACGCACCTTAGTGGATATGATGAAAAATGACACg AGAATTGATTTCCACCATGATTGGAAAGTGATCACCATGTTTATAGGGGGCAATGACATATGCGACTTCTGTACCGACACT GTGATCTTTTCACCGAGGAACGTGGTCAAACGCATCCGCCAAGCTCTGGACATACTTCATCGGGAG GTGCCACGCGCACTTGTCAACCTGGTAGAGTTGTTAGACATTATACCGCTGCGTCAGCTGCATGAAGATAATACTCTGGGATGCCCCACCTGGTTTGTTAG GATGGTATGTCCTTGTGTAGTGAAGCCGAAAGATGGCTCTTTGGAGCTCCAAAAGACGAGAGAATTCAACAGAGCTTATCAA CATGCAATGCGACAGCTCGTGGATTCTGGTCTGTACGACTCCCACGAGAACTTTACCGTCGTCCTACAGCCTTTCTTCAGGGAGGTTTTCCTTCCTACATCACAA GATGGAAAGCCAGATCGCTCATACTTTACACCTGACTGTTTTCACCTGAGCCAGAAAGCTCACACACTGATGGCTCGAGCACTCTGGAACAACATG TTAGAGCCAGTGGGAAACAAGACCTACACGCAAGACTTTATGGCCGGAGTTGATCTGAAGTGCCCCTCTGAG ACGACACCATTCTTCAGAACAGCCTTGAACAGCAACTACACATTTCCAGGACCTGAACCTCCACCAACTGCTGCCCCG AACTGGGGAAGAGACTTCTCATGTCTTAACACTGAACCTTCAGACTCACCACCTACTTCAG CTCACAGGGTCCGGCCTGCTGACATCAAAGTGGTGGCTGCTCTCGGGGACTCTATAACA gCAGGCTTCGGCGCAAAGGCAAAGAATCTATTGCAGCTTAGAACTGAATATCGAGGAGTGTCGTGGAG TATTGGTGGCGATAAAAATCTGGAGACTGTTACCACGTTACCCA ACATCCTCCGAAAGTTCAATCCTGACCTTAAGGGAATGTCAGAGGGTCAAGGGAAGAAGAAGACCGGCTTCAACATGGCTATATCAGGAGCTAAAGTCGC TGGAATTCCTGAACAAGTTAGAAACCTGACTGATGCAATAAAAAGGGACACA ACATTAGATTTTGCCCAAGACTGGAAGATGGTGACACTTTTCATTGGTGGAAATGATTTGTGTCAGTACTGCAACGACCGT GCCTCGTTGTCGCCTCAGAACTACAGCCATCACTTAATGACCAGCTTGGACATTCTTTACAACGAG GTTCCCAGGATCATCGTCAACGTTGTGGAGATTTTGCAGATCGAAGACCTGCGTAGGATTAAAAGAGACAGTCTTGGGTGCAACGTTCTTCAATC ATTGGCGTGTCCGTGCTTCTTACTACCAGGAGTAGATTCTCTGGAGTTGGCTGAAGCTAAAAGGATGAATCGGGAAGTACAG ATTGAAATGGAGAATGTGGCCTATGGCGGCCGATATGATGACAGAGAAGACTTTGCAGTTGTGGTGCAACCCTTCTTGAAAAACTCCATTGTCCCTTTGAATGCT GACGGCCGACCCGACACGTCCTACTTCACCGAAGATTGTTTCCACTTCAGCGAGCGGGGTCACGCCAGCATGGCGGAAGCCATGTGGAATAACATG TTGGAACCCGTGGGAAGAAAGCAAACGTTCAACAATTTTACCAGTGGAAGAGGTGGCCTCAAGTGTCCTACAGAG GAACATCCTTACATCTTCACAAGGGTAAACAGTGGACGCAATCTGCCAAGAAGTCAATGCCCCAGGGGCGTCCCACTTTGGCTAACTGTGGTGCCCGCCATCTGTGCTCTCCTTCTTGGCTCCGCTCTCACCTGCCTGATGTTCACCTGGAGAACCAGGAAGACCAAGAGGAAAGGAGAATTAATGGTAGAGATGAAATCCTCAGCGTTTTAA